GGCAGTTGAAGTGCTCAGCACGGGTCGTCGTCGACACAGGCTGCTCATCATTCAAGAGGTGGTGTTGGCTAGTCCATGGCTGTTGCGGGTACGGACAGCCGGAGCAACACGCTAATAGCAGGTCTCGCCTCATGGCGGCAATGCCAGAATTATTCCCGGCTACAGTGGTGTTCATGGTTGCCAATTTGACGTATGAGGTCCAGCAAGCAGTGGGGCGTCATCTCAGACCCCGCTCTCACGTTGGCCGCAGGCCGCTCGGTCAGGTAGACCTAAGCGGGCTGTAGCTCGAGCGATATTGTCATGACGCAGACTTCTGCTTGACTTTCACACATTTGTGCACTGTTTCATTGTGAGAAAATCCATTTTCAATCTGGCGAGAGCATCGAAGAGAAGAAAGACTGTTGCAAATAACGGAACAGACACAGCAAAGACAGGCACAATGGCACAGAATCTTCCTTTCAAGGTAACGCAAGATCGGAGCTTTGGGCTAGCTTGAACAATACTCACATCGTTGGTAGTTGAACAACCCAGAGCTGTTCCGTGACAAGGCAACAGTGGGCGAAACCCTCATTGAAGCCAAGTCCGGCAAGCGATTCGATGTCGTCGGTATGTAACTCCACTTCGCAGTTAATGGCGATGCTGATGCATGATCAGATCCTGGCAATGGCAAGGTGTGGGCTACCGCACCCGATATGGGTCCAGACGACGTCGACAACGCCCTCCAAACCGCACACAACGCCTTCCAGGAGTACAGGAAAGTCAACCCTCGACAGCGTGCCAAGTGGATGCTGGAATGGGATCGACTGATCCGCGAAAACCGTGACGACCTGGCCCAGATTGTGACCTACGAGTGTGGCAAGCCATTGTTCGAGTCGCAAGGAGAGCTGGACTATGCTCTGGGTTTTACATGGTGGTTCGCAGGCGAGGCTGAGAGAGTGCAAGGAACAGTCCAGACACCGGCAGCGCCTGGCCGACGTGTGTTCACCGTCAAGCAGCCGATTGGTGTTGCTGTCGCTCTGGTGCCATGGAACTTCCCCATTGTGAGTCAACGTGAAGGGCAGAAGGCATCGTCCGTCTGAAGTGGTGCTCGGGTATGGCTAACACCCTTCTGTTTAGGCTATGATCCTGCGAAAAGCTGGTGCTGCTCTTGCTGCCGGATGCACGATGATCGTCAAGCCATCGCCTGAAACTCCATTCTCCGTTGGTGCTCTGGCACACCTTGCTGAGAAGGCCGGCTTTCCAAAGGGTGTATTCAGCGTCCTGCCGACCAGTCTCGGTACCACTCCAGCACTTAGCGAGGCTCTTATCCGGCATCCATTGACCAAGAAGGTCACCTTCACTGGCAGCACACGCGTCGGCAAGCTGGTTGCAAAGCTCTGCTCGGATGGCCTCAAGAAGTGCACGCTCGAGCTGGGTGGAAACTGCCCCTTCCTCGTCTTCGATGATGCAGACCTCGAACAAGCCGCAACTCGTAAGTGACTGCATCGCCTCTTGTCCACCCAATATGCTGATCTTTCTAAGAACTCCTGGCTCTCAAATGGCGCCACGCCGGTCAAGCCTGTATCACCGCCAACCGCGTCTTCGTCCAAAAGGGCGTATACGACAAGTTTGCCGAGATGCTCGCAACGAAGACGAAAGAGATAGTAGTTGGCCACGGTGCAGACAAGAAGACCACAATGGGTCCAGTGACAACAGACCGCAGCATCAGCAAGGCCGAGGCACAAGTGGAGGATGCTACCAAGCAGGGTGGAAAGGTCATCCTCGGAGGCAAGAAGTTGATGGGCACACCAGGATACGATGGATACTTCTTCGAGCCAACGCTGATTACCGGCGCAACGGACAAGATGCAGATTGCGCAGGAAGAGACTTTCGCGCCCGTCATGGCTCTGTTCGAGTTTGACACCGAGGAGGAGGCTGTGAAGAGGGCCAATGATACCAGTATGGGTCTGGCCAGCTACTTCTTCACTAAGAATGTTGACAGGACATGGCGGTTGTTGGAGAACTTGGAGGCTGGCATGATCGGTTCGTGTCCATGGCTTGGAGGTGCACGGGAAATTTGGCTAACGCGTATATGTAGGCATGAACACGGGCAACTCGTCAGCAGCAGAGACGCCATTCGGTGGCATCAAGGAGTCTGGGTATGGCAAGGAGTCTGGAAAGGATGTCGCCGTGGCGGAGTACATGGTGAGTCGCTTGCTTCGGGATCGCGTGGTTGTGGCCGTGCTGACATGTCGTCCAGATGACCAAGACTGGTACTCTGACCTTATCCGACCACTACTAGGCGGGTCGCAAGGTCGCAAACATATAGACGACGAGGCTAACAATGTTGATGGAAAGTGTCTTGTCGTGATGAAAGTCGAGCTTGCCTTGTCAAAGTCGCCAACATGTCCGCTCCGTCAGTTGCCGCACTTGGTCTATTCTTTTGGACATAAGGGTCGGGACGATTTGGACCCTGCCTCACCAAATTAGTTAGTAACTTGATCTTGATAGACCCAGTATCTCTTTTTGACCTTACCGTCGCTGACCTTATAATAAAGCCTTAATATTTGCTATATAGGCCATTCTAAGGTGTTACTATCTAGCGTAGTAATTAGCGTATCTActgtcgcgatccgagcgtatatataggcaaCATCCTATCATTAAAACTTGAGgccacgtacgctaagaatcaggtgactgattagtcacctacagcctctttaagagcaacacttgtccattctagatagatatatacaATACATAACCTGCTTTtaaaacaccctatataagcccgtataatAACTTCCTACACTTCTAACGTAATAGTTATAAGCCCGGTTAGCGCTTACTAACATTCGCTACGACAAGGAAGCCCTAAAGTAGAGTTTATATCGTTATAgcactactactataactaGTACAGTAGTAtcccctaggcctagtaaaccCGCGTAGAActtttactagcctataacCTATTTTATAGTTATAGCTACTACCGAGACGCCGGTAACTACCGGTGCCCTACCTTAGGGTACCGTAGTTCTAAAGAGCTATAACTAATAGGACAAGTTTGACCgttagctagagctctacgtGAGTCTTTAAATGTCTAGAAGTATATAGATCCTTACTAACTAAGTAACGAGCTAATAGAGCCTACTGACTTAACGTTTAAGGAAATCTAATAAGCGTATACGGTAGGAGACGCTACATTAAGAGACCTTATTAAGCTACGATAAATAGACGTAGACCAAAGGTAACGGATATACGGCAtctttactactacgcgattaaagcttattacctaccttatCCGTACGACGATAGAGCTAGGGTAAGAGCTAATATACGGCTAGAACACCCTTAGAGCGAAATACTAGGCTCTTAAGGATCAGTATAGTCTAGacgatatactacgtaagcGGTAGCTTACGcttaagctatctaggctTTAGAAGGCTAGCGTACGTAGAATCGATAACTAGTACTTAGACTAGTTAGTTTTATAGACTAAGATGCTTAAGTATAACTACGCCGAGTACGACGACCTTAGTAGACACTTCCTACTTACTATTTAGTAGAAGTAGGCTCTAGCCTACGGTGCTCTATATAACGAGTAGAAGCGTAATAAAATGTTACTATAAAAGCTTACTAAGCGTTACCTCGAATAGATACGCGACACCGTACTAGTAATAACTAACGGTCGATTAGTCTTCGTAACCTTCTCCGGAGAAACCTTAGTAGAAGTAGAGGATGAAACAGCACCTATAGGTACTAGTTAAAAGGAGGGTGACCGTAGTAGTAGCCGTAGTAATTACCGTAGTAACAGCCGTAGTAATAAGGGTCGTAGTAGTAGCCGCGGCGATAAGAATAAAGACAAGGATAATAATAGGCTAAGCGGCTACTAGAACATTACCGGCGAGCCTAAggacacctattataaggGCCTGTTCTTATACGATGTGATCAACCCCGATAAGCGCCTAGTAAAGGATTAGCGCTtagagtagtagaagaagtacTAGAAAAACTTCATTAACTACTACTTAAGCGACGACGGCGAGCGTCTACTTAGCGTATTGAATCGTAATAATCGTAAGGACTAGGAACGTGACAAGGCTATTACTAATGCGAAGAAGGCATTACTAAGCGATAAGGGCTTTATTAGCCTTACTGTTCTTTCTAGCTTAATTAGTAAGTTGAGCGTTAACTTTAGGGATTGCTAGGTATATAATAACTGTTTAGACACTTATATAATAAATCATTATGACTAGGAGGGTATAGAGTTTATTATGGAGCGCCTTACCACCTTAGAAATCTAGGCTAGAACAACTACCTTTCTAATTATAGCGTTAGGGCGTATTTATATATTAATTAGGGGCCAATTATTCACCTTACTAGATATGGCTTACTGCCTAGGCTTTTATATAAACGTCATCttatatatacgtatagaAACGGCCGGACTCTAGTAGCACGGACGTAGCAATTCAATGTGGTATAACGATACTAAATTGATAGACCTATACCGCCCTACTAGTATAATCCCTTTCTTTAAGGTGGTCACACTACCTAAGTCACCTATTATTTACTAATAGCCTATAAAAGAGGGCCTAGTACTATCGAAGGTTACTAAAAAGATACGTAACGCGTACTTTattagtactattagtaggggTATAAACATCGGCGATAAACCTACTAATAGCGTAGTATTACTAACTGCTTAAGAGGATAGTGACCGTACCGTTCTCGTAGTTATAAATAGTACTAGGGGTACTTAAGGTGTAGCTACGTCTAGTAGGACCCCTATTAAATACCGAAAGCTCTCTAGCCGCTAGTAGTATCAAATCTTTAGTTATATTAGCGCTGAACGTATTaagtagatagatagatagatagatatttcattaagctgttgtagtgccctttggcctatacagctatgctatcttgtttttgtatgtatagaggggaaaccgtgttggtgaaaacccctcctccttcccgcctgtcttttcctcctcgttgtcgtcttaaatttcccttgttaggggtacgctagtgttatgggcctgccctaatgactaccctatctgcaacccccctcgcttccgcctcttgtctatccactcctccgtctcgctcgcgaggctaaactgctggaggtatccctgctatagtatccaccgagagattcggcgaatgttgcctttgtccctaataattgacttgtagtctctccttcccgcttggtgcctccaatttcccctgcctctcgcctactgcgggcatcgtagtagcatatgttctgggttttgcgataggtagccacactagcaggctgggctatagatgtctagtgcgcgtctcctgaacaggtaggcccttaatccaatgtgttcggacctgatttagatcgctatacttgcttcggcccttgtcaggtccctatatagctagtaattgtgtctctggaaggctcggagcgctatcgggcctgttgtcttagggggcttccttttccagtcctgctcccataggcagctcgctatctgttccgctaggttttgggtcttagccttgctcccgccggcctggcgagtcctacgctcctcctcctttcgtgctagccattcggtgcttgtctgtacggccgtaaaggtagtaaggtcatcctctttttggcttgtcctatatcctgcccctctccggtagcggctttctatcttattctttgcctcctagatcgtggtttgtgctaggtaacctgtcgtctttgccgcgtattgaattctcattccccggatgtactggccgattggtggtattcctgtctccatttctaccgtgcttgttgacgttgtcttgtatacgcctagtaccctacgtaggttgcctgcctatgtcctgtttaggggttgctctatccgtttcgggatcggcttgcctacgcctcctgttccctaaatctgtgccccgtataacatagctggtctgacgatcgccttatacattactcttgccttgtcgaatgttgctccctatatagatgccgtaagcctctttatcgaggcttcattgacttgcgctcgactctaggctttcttaatctgtacattctagcttagcttcgggtcgagccagatccctagtactcgtagctccgctgatagcttggtctcgtagccttggattcttaccgccgcctttatattatagtgtgttctcgctttactgaagtgtataagttggtacttttcaggggcgaaccgggcaccatgcttctttgcccactcctcgcatttcttgtgcctatctttaaggaggcgacagttctcttctgtcgagtctgactaggctaggatgtttgtatcgtctacgaaccccgatgctaaggtttgcggagaggtgagtagggggattagatccgacataaatatcagaaacaggataggggagagagtagatccctaaggtattccagtctctgccttcaccgggtcggacgtgtaccttcctaggactaggtatgtcgtccgttcctagagaaaggagaagacgaacgacgttgcctactaggggatgcctttctactgtaggatatgtattagcctttagtgtaagacgttgtcgaaggcccctacgatgtcgagggatagtaaggacgccgctcggttcctgccgtagtgccagagggtctggatttgctccgtaattagctccattgctgttagtgtcgatcgctagcttcttccccccaTCTATGTTACTGGGAGTAcgtggttgtcctcggcaagctacgtaagtctctaggctactatcttttctaggaccttccctatcgtatttagaagtgctattagtctgtacgacttgggctgagtatagtcttccttctgtggcttgcgtagcactactgtcatagactctctgtacggcttcgggtgataccctagccgtaggcacgcggtaaataggtttgtaaggctcggcgcgatctcttctctatactcttttagcagtacgtttggtatcctgtctaggcctagggcttttcgtccctttagcttacttatgactcctgttactgtgttagagctaaccgcctaatctatgtctaggggttccgggtatgtgctcgggtcgatgtccgtaaggtctgcctctacttgcgtcgaaaagaaatggtcggctaacgcttttgccttgccccggggcgtagcctgggcaatcccttcgcggtctacgattagggggaagtaaggggcttgttgctcttcaggtagtcgtgcctatttagCAAGTCTCTACatctgttccgggttttctgtaacgagcccgatcgtcgctctctagtcctatagcttatcgcgtcttatctatgccttcttctcttgtgtcgcgtggcagtattgctcctacgtctcttaggtgtgctccttcgtccactgtcgccttgcccttctagcctcccttaccttcgtagagcattcaggggtctagaaggccttctgctacgttaagggccggagtaacggcgtgtaTTGTTCCGCTGCTTACTATatgaccgaggtaatctgttccgctacttgatctagctgagctgtcgtctcgagttctctatactatggtaggttcgctattaggaagcctcttatgtcgtcctagcgtgccttcttctagttacggcgtggttcgtttgctagctcctctatcgccttcacccctagcgtcgtttggatagggatatagtctgaggaggcttctagcgcgtagttcggtcggcattagactagtctctctttaagTTCTCGTGATAGAAAGcataggtcgatcgtacttgcactagtacgggccttccacgtctctgttccctttggtgttactaaggccattccgtagcgtgcGGTTATGTCTAGTAGCTTCCCCCCTAGAAATgcgtacgggggagtgaattcgagtccctactataggtggtggaggttgaagtcgccgaggagtacttgcttcgtgtcttagcttagggtccgctctaggtgggcgagggttcctagttccctactcgtccgaccccgcggtagcgggttataaacgttatagatctagatagggccttgtgtcgtgtcgatctggattgatgttatgtctcctaggttgccctgctacggtagtataaccttctacgactcaaggtctatagtcttgcttacgtatatatatgtcctcgggatgacgcctcgttagcccgcgattacggtatagtatctccggtcattacaagtggctaggagtcctacgtaggggttgatctatagttcctataccgcAATAACGTggtgccgtagcgggtctagctcttgtagaaagtggcgctggaccttgtccctacttttgtttacgttgtactatacgatagtgatgtcgtcgtatagtatcaTTCGTTATCCGTGAGGTCTATTTCCGTGCTGACCTACTGTGTCTCCTGAGCCTGTATCTCGCTGtccggctagccctagggccgctagggcgccctaaagattcgcatttggcctagttcgttagctgcccggttaaggtgtcgaggcctaccgggaggtgGATGCGTTTacggttaggttcccttgttcgtctcttctgccctcttccttttgctcggctcgaagcccttgtacacggtaggtccctcctgtTATCGTTagcaaggaaggaatcgtatttagtaagctagctacgagataaggtgacaagtcttaaccgcgctttcctactcatctagtaccaccgtatagcctcgtttcgagaggttagcccggagcaaaagcttccctctacgccctccctctctatttgctccttaagccaacatccacctctataggcctgagccctttagtgctctctattgaccgacatgcgcatccgtcctctcgggctgtacagacagtattagccgtcgctaccAGTATATAccacgccctaggttttgacgcccttcgcgttaccgtagcctatctctagaaagcggccgtctatgcctcgtaggtttgctcggggcatacaccacgccgggcagcgtactccttacgtttctacctactaaccaatatgaagttccttatcaccctgccctcgatcctccccgatcatagaactaatccacttgcattgtacgtcttttccccgtcctaatagccgtcttttccttgcttaggctatcgtcttttcctcgtcgcaatctactatatcAGACTAGAtgcgttgtgtagcgggacaggcagtgccttaggcaaaaccctcgttcctataccgggtatttaacaggcccttataggcttcgtcgcgtgtctacctacccaccgtattgcccgctagcaaataccagattgtttcgtagtccgctcgacgccgttgtatagtccgctcagttgttgttctgtagtccgctcgtctaatgttcgtcgcttagcccgctcggtttacggtctccggaggtgaaaattctgcacttatactagaggtgtcctgtcgagcgtataggccacggttccgcgcccttcttacacgtagaaagaagagggactcgctcccgacacaagtacacgctcgtcggatagtttttatacccgttttgctagtagtcctctgttcgccgcggcttcgcctacgctacgcgcccgtcgcgcctacgacgctctagcgtgagaatacttggctctctcgtagctagacgagaggttcgtagccgacactacgtacaggtgattctcgtcgtcgaccgaACGTATTAAGTAGTTACCGCTTAGAGTTAAGGGGGTGATTATTAACGATAGTCTAAGCGTaccccttactatatattatagagtatataggcTTAGTAAAGCTTATAAGGTGTATAATCGGTCTTAACCTATTAGGGTAATAACTCTATACcgctatatagctatagacTTAGTTAAATTCACTATCGCCTATAACGGTAATAGGTacctcgtctacttctaCGATCTAGATACCTATAGACACTTCTAGtttactattaagaacagGGATTAGTAATCGGTGTTAGCTTACtttaatagcctactaagctttATTGACTTTATTAGTCATAGGTTCGTATACTTCTATAGCGATAACGAGCCCGCTATTAGAAAGGTATTTTGCTTAGTCATTAATAACAACAAGATTAAATAGTACGTAACCGCGGAATACGCGCCTACGTAGGACCTAGTAGAAAGAGCTAGAGCTCTGATCATTACTATAAGTAGAACTattcgtatctacgtacgaTTACCGGAAAAGCTTTAGCTagaatatactatagtagcGGTATACATCCTCTAGCGATCCCCTATCTAGTTAAAGGGCTAGAAGACCCTATTCGAATTAGTAATAGGACGAATTCCGAACGTAGGTcatatagtagtatatagctcccttatatacgtattTATCTATAGACTAGATTAGCCTAGTAAGAGCGAGAAACTCTAAGAGAGAGCGCTAATAGGCTACGTTATAGGATACGACTCTACTAATATCTACCGCGTATAGGACCTATTAAAAGATAGGGTTATACGAGTTAAGGACGTCCTCTTCGATAAGACTACGTTCTATAACCTATTACGCCTAATAGTAGGGTATACGACCCCTATCGAGAACATCGTAATAGCGGAACCGGCTAAAGAGCCTAAATAATACTACGACCTATATATCGCTTATTACGAGTAAGACATAGTATAGGCCGAGGGGGTAGAAGAATAGGCTTAATAGCCGTATACCTAATAACCTCGAGACGTCTACTAAAAGCTCCTTAggtaagaactatactagccgTAACACCGCGAGTTAGcaatatataactaaaaaGACCGGCAAATCGAGTACGTAACAGATCACGTGACTCAAGacaatatatagtagttagtatataatactactaactactacgacaccctatagtagtagataataGATGCCCTTACCGTAGAAGACCGTAAGGAGATTATAGGTAATACGGACCCTAATCGCGAGCTATATCTATTTATATTTATACTACTAGAAGACGCGTTAATAAATAACGCGTCTAATATACTACTCTCCCCCCtagagctagagctctataTACTAGAGGAGTCTAAGTATATAGTTATAGAGAATAGAAACCGCCTACGAAcggcctacttctactatatactatactagattatagtcgctaatatAATTATCGGCTAGATATCCGGTATACGACCTAGAATACGCGCCTATCGCGATAAGAGCGATCGAAGCCCTATACGAAGAGGTAATAGCCCTCTAAGGCGTATTAATACTACTACCTCTATATACCGCGATAACCTTCCGCCCGAACCTTCTAACTACCGAGCCGCTATAAAATACCGCTTCTCCTAATAGTGGATTGAAGCTATAACTAAGGAGTTTACTAAAGCCCTAGTAACAGGCACATTTAGATAGGTAACAAAGGAAGAGAAGGATTAGGATACTTAGTAAGAGGAGGGActttagctactactaccgcttaagtaggtatataaaTACAAACTAGACGAGTACGGTATACTAAAGAGCTCTaaggctaggctatacgtAAGAGGCGATTTATAAGGAACACACTTAGACATATACgccgctatactactagtaagtatgttccgcctctactatactatagccgCGAGCTTCGACCTAGAAGCCGAACAATTCGATATTATTAACGCCTTCCTAAACtcggacctactatatactatatatctataaCCACCTCCTAGAATCGACAGGCCATCCTATAGACACGCCCTTAAGCTAGTTAAGGCCCTCTACGGTCTAAAGGAGTCCCCTTTATTATAGTATAACTCCCTAACCGAGAcgctagcctcccttagactAGTACCCCTATCGGACTCCGAATATATCTACTATAATAAGAAGGTTATATTCTTCTTTTACGTTAACGACCTAGTTATACTCTACTACCGTAAGTGTaaggcctatactactaaCATTAAGTAGCGGCTACTTACTAAGTACGAGATATACGAGCTCGGTGATCTCTCCTAATTCCTAGGAATTAAGGTTACGCGCGATAGAAACAAGcgcttactatagctctcttaaGAAGACTACATTAAGAAGCTAGCCGCCAAATTTAGTATATCTACAAATGTACGTAAAACGACAGTACTAGTAGATTAACACCTTAATTAGACCGTTCTAGAGGGTTATTAACCCACCTCTATCGCTATCCTTACGTACTAACAACGTATAGGATCCCTTAACTTCGCTACTATATATACGCGGCCTAATATCGCCTTTTCCTTATctatactatcgtagtaTCTAACTAAGCTAACTAAGACATACCTTAAGCTTATAGATTAGTACTTACGCTATCTCCTAGAGACTAAGAACCTCTgccttatatatagcgctAGCAAACATATCACTAgcctttatagctaactagaGCACCTCGGTAGTAACTACGAGTTCTTTAGAGTATTAGACGCGTTCTACGGTATAAATAATAATAGGACTAGCTTAAATAGCTAGGTCTTTATACTGTTCGGTAGACTAGTAGATTATAAGGCATCTAAACAAATTACTATTACTAAGTCCTTAATAGAGGCTAAGCTACTCGGGCTTTCGTAAGCCGCCTTAGagcttatatagtaggaacgAGTCTTTACTAAGATACACCTTTAGTTCAATTAGCgtacctacttatactaCGATAACACGTAGACTATCCGCCTTGTTAACTAATAAGGGCAAAAGCTTAATACGAAGCTACGCTACGTTaatatctactactactagctccGATAGCGAGACTAGCGCGGAGACATTAAGATCaagtatcttagtactaacgaCATGCCTATAGACGGGCTGACTAagctacttctactatagaagcatAAGCACTTCGTTAAGCTGCTTAATATAGCTAAGGAAGGCGTAGACCAACGCACCTTAGTGCCCTCTATAGCCGTATTAGGAGGTAACGGgctaatagacgcctaagaagcccgtagtagcggccttaccttatctcgaAACGAATACCAAACGGCTTTATCTTTACGGACACCTCTCTAGAAGCGCTAGTAGGCGCAAAACacggctactagtagctactaatactatagacgATAACGAAGCTAGGGCAAAGTATCTACTATTCACCGGTACGGccctagtactattattaatagGTATTTCTCGGActcctattagctaatagcgtaagggcgagaaacacccctgttactagtagtagcgtACGCGCGCGATAAAAGTAGCGCGTCTAATTAGAAAGCGAG
Above is a genomic segment from Fulvia fulva chromosome 3, complete sequence containing:
- a CDS encoding Succinate-semialdehyde dehydrogenase [NADP(+)]; amino-acid sequence: MAQNLPFKLNNPELFRDKATVGETLIEAKSGKRFDVVDPGNGKVWATAPDMGPDDVDNALQTAHNAFQEYRKVNPRQRAKWMLEWDRLIRENRDDLAQIVTYECGKPLFESQGELDYALGFTWWFAGEAERVQGTVQTPAAPGRRVFTVKQPIGVAVALVPWNFPIAMILRKAGAALAAGCTMIVKPSPETPFSVGALAHLAEKAGFPKGVFSVLPTSLGTTPALSEALIRHPLTKKVTFTGSTRVGKLVAKLCSDGLKKCTLELGGNCPFLVFDDADLEQAATQLLALKWRHAGQACITANRVFVQKGVYDKFAEMLATKTKEIVVGHGADKKTTMGPVTTDRSISKAEAQVEDATKQGGKVILGGKKLMGTPGYDGYFFEPTLITGATDKMQIAQEETFAPVMALFEFDTEEEAVKRANDTSMGLASYFFTKNVDRTWRLLENLEAGMIGMNTGNSSAAETPFGGIKESGYGKESGKDVAVAEYMMTKTGTLTLSDHY